From one Eleginops maclovinus isolate JMC-PN-2008 ecotype Puerto Natales chromosome 7, JC_Emac_rtc_rv5, whole genome shotgun sequence genomic stretch:
- the lrrfip1a gene encoding leucine-rich repeat flightless-interacting protein 1 isoform X11, producing the protein MGTQGAGRKRSTKKDKSTAEDDALNLIAREAEARLAAKRAARAEARDIRMKELERQQKEIFQVQKKYYGLNTKVDDRSDSKWGDIEQWMDSVEMNKNQEDSERYSRSSRIQTLSDDDERMSVGSRSSVRVEDRDYLEKGSRAASSMTAATLTSLGGSSSRRGSGETAITVDAETSIREIKDALVQVEEKYRKAMVSNAQLDNEKNNLMYQVDTLKDSLMELEELLSESRRGFEDKVKECEREKHAHTVLQFQFNEMKETLKQSEELLNDIRQLHIKMEGLNREICDLQETVEWKDKKIGALERQKEYTDAIRVERDELREEVVNLKDILKKHGIVLGPDLSINGEDGVADADSTLSADPASPLAQEAQTPPTEGNSMLGNTEETQLRSSEEEEVDPEQQQEHFEEAKENLLSSDALCDVSGVCTVETSTDTEEQRDATEVDGVEEPGLRKDLNVDIKDQSVTESKDIIICSPELQGIVTSSEESVLETVRPEGKELGGTNNLDSGEPGTNINSVDIRESGNNFLKEQENKQEDVEEHHLRNTESRPEQKVVQPVESLPEESVPAESNTDAPPEPENPEEAENMETEELSGNSQPQGAAAPGKKKKKKRKGKKNRGTQEDRNQQRDGADREKGKTEVKIEPDTKDNELKAEPEVLASGTEEPGMDQVKNEQDGQKDGVEEQEPHKTGRESRRDHVADECDKEQTLEKENVEEAEAATETFSHVTTPAEVGVDHVTEEQNKEQCLGTVKAGELVAPAETHVETLKESRTVPIPKDEQDQKQPLETQRVEEVGSLTNPVPETILSTESPDDLNGECTSCVDNSKSGISTNDCVIQAEAEVVHSEENEVRSIDEMKSEYTPDIPENPETGSHNPINGDMAADESEPTSRAESKDKPSVPPPSTDSVTDTIKSSEPSAGGESPFKVSDGGPEEVTETIKDDEEPEIATEQDKPQEYPSVLLPSHEEAELTADRAEEDFNRGLREPEGLVQTDPLDDQDKETPSFVTNMDAIDTVQSVLETVVRAEPLDNVETAQCEGHVDESSADITPELEINTTETITTPDVPKEAHEHGSTMAEDPEHNNNPNDQQGETQPLHEPMDELPSQPTLQECNEEDGENNEGPSFDFDDMDMEPAEVESLPRNPQQEEVEEGVEVVPDESGSSGVETLSQNSSAQDGTLGNGGQLLEKEEAGLANETGGIVEEAKFPSVGEAGGAPEDINQALSLPVEEGLEAIKQEHVDLPKSAEQVGGSKEPQQGGKDVRKNSKKGKGKGKEECKMS; encoded by the exons ATCTTTCAGGTGCAGAAG AAATATTATGGCTTGAACACCAAAGTAGACGACCGATCGGACAGCAAATGGGGAGATATTGAGCAATGGATG GATTCTgttgaaatgaacaaaaaccAG GAGGACAGTGAGAGATACTCACGTTCTTCACGAATACAAACG CTGTCGGACGACGATGAGCGGATGTCAGTGGGGAGCCGGAGCAGTGTCAGG GTGGAGGACAGAGATTATCTTGAGAAG GGATCTCGAGCAGCTTCTTCCATGACAGCAGCGACCCTCACCTCGTTAGGCGGGAGTTCCTCTCGGAGAGGAAGTGGGGAAACGGCTATAACTGTAGATGCAGAGACCTCTATACGAGAAattaag GATGCATTAGTACAAGTGGAGGAGAAGTACCGTAAGGCCATGGTGTCCAACGCTCAGCTGGACAATGAGAAGAACAACCTGATGTACCAGGTGGACACGCTTAAGGACTCGCTcatggagctggaggagctgctgtcCGAGTCCCGCCGCGGGTTCGAGGACAAAGTCAAG GAATGTGAGCGAGAGAAACATGCCCACACTGTGCTCCAGTTCCAGTtcaatgaaatgaaagagaCGCTCAAACAAAGTGAAGAGCTGCTCAAT GACATCCGTCAGCTGCATATCAAAATGGAAGGTTTGAATAGAGAAATATGTGACCTGCAGGAGACGGTGGAGTGGAAGGATAAGAAGATTGGG GCCTTAGAGCGACAGAAAGAATACACAGATGCAATTCGAGTGGAGCGGGATGAGCTCAGAGAGGAGGTGGTGAACCTGAAAGACATTCTGAAG AAACATGGAATAGTATTGGGACCTGATCTAAGCATCAATGGAGAGGATGGTGTGGCAGACGCTGACAGCACCCTCAGTGCAGACCCTGCTTCCCCCCTGGCTCAGGAGGCACAGACCCCCCCAACAGAGGGGAACAGCATGCTCG GCAACACAGAGGAGACTCAGTTGAGAAGTagcgaggaggaagaggtggatcCAGAGCAGCAACAAGAACATTTTGAGGAAGCCAAAGAGAATCTCTTGAGCTCTGATGCACTCTGTGATGTTTCTGGGGTGTGCACTGTGGAAACATCTACGGATACAGAAGAACAACGGGATGCCACAGAAGTAGACGGTGTTGAAGAACCTGGCCTAAGGAAGGACttaaatgttgacattaaagACCAGTCGGTCACAGAGTCAAAAGATATAATCATTTGTAGCCCTGAACTTCAGGGCATTGTCACTAGTTCTGAGGAAAGTGTTCTAGAAACAGTAAGGCCTGAGGGCAAAGAGTTAGGAGGGACCAATAACCTAGATTCAGGGGAGCCAGGAACCAACATCAACAGTGTAGACATTAGAGAGTCAGGCAACAACTTTttgaaagagcaagaaaacaaacaggaagatgTTGAGGAACATCATCTGAGAAATACAGAATCACGTCCAGAGCAAAAGGTGGTACAACCTGTTGAGAGCTTACCTGAGGAGTCCGTACCAGCTGAGTCTAACACAGACGCTCCACCAGAGCCTGAGAATCCAGAAGAGGCAGAGAACATGGAGACTGAGGAACTATCGGGTAACTCTCAGCCTCAGGGTGCTGCTGCTCcagggaaaaagaagaaaaagaagaggaaaggtaAAAAGAATCGGGGAACTCAAGAGGATAGGAACCAACAAAGAGACGGAGCAGATAGAGAAAAGGGCAAAACAGAGGTGAAGATTGAACCGGATACAAAAGATAATGAGCTAAAAGCAGAACCTGAAGTTCTCGCTTCTGGCACTGAAGAACCTGGGATGGACCAAGTTAAGAATGAGCAGGACGGGCAAAAAGATGGAGTAGAAGAACAGGAACCTCATAAAACTGGAAGAGAATCAAGAAGGGATCATGTTGCAGATGAGTGTGACAAGGAACAAACTTTAGAAAAGGAAAACGtagaagaagcagaagcagccACTGAAACATTTTCTCACGTCACAACCCCTGCAGAAGTGGGGGTGGATCACGTTACAGAGGAACAGAACAAGGAACAATGCTTGGGAACCGTCAAAGCAGGAGAGTTAGTGGCACCCGCTGAAACCCACGTTGAAACTCTCAAGGAATCCAGAACAGTGCCCATCCCCAAGGACGAGCAGGACCAGAAACAACCTTTAGAAACACAAAGAGTAGAAGAAGTGGGATCTTTAACAAATCCTGTCCCAGAGACCATACTCAGTACTGAGAGTCCCGATGATCTTAACGGTGAGTGCACTTCCTGCGTAGATAACTCTAAAAGTGGCATCTCAACTAATGACTGTGTCATCCAGGCTGAGGCAGAAGTTGTTCATAGTGAGGAGAATGAGGTGAGGTCTATTGACGAGATGAAATCAGAATACACACCTGATATCCCGGAAAACCCTGAAACTGGATCACACAATCCAATCAATGGGGACATGGCTGCTGATGAATCTGAACCTACGAGCAGAGCTGAGAGTAAGGATAAACCATCTGTGCCCCCACCTTCTACCGACAGTGTTACTGACACTATCAAGAGCTCAGAGCCGTCTGCAGGCGGGGAGAGTCCCTTCAAGGTCTCTGATGGAGGTCCAGAAGAGGTTACTGAGACAATAAAAGATGATGAGGAACCAGAAATAGCAACTGAACAAGACAAACCACAAGAATATCCCAGTGTCCTGTTGCCCAGCCATGAGGAGGCAGAGCTAACAGCagacagagcagaggaggaCTTCAACAGAGGTTTGAGGGAGCCTGAAGGTTTAGTCCAAACAGACCCATTAGATGACCAGGATAAAGAGACTCCATCATTTGTAACAAACATGGATGCAATCGACactgttcagagtgtgttggagaCTGTAGTGCGAGCAGAGCCACTGGATAATGTAGAGACGGCACAGTGTGAGGGTCACGTTGATGAATCCAGTGCTGACATAACCCCTGAATTAGAGATCAATACCACTGAGACGATAACTACACCAGATGTTCCAAAAGAAGCTCATGAACATGGGTCCACCATGGCAGAAGATCCAGAACATAATAACAATCCAAATGATCAGCAAGGAGAGACACAGCCACTGCATGAACCCATGGACGAGCTTCCATCCCAGCCAACACTGCAGGAGTGCAATGAAGAGGACGGTGAAAATAATGAAGGTCCTTCTTTTGATTTTGATGACATGGATATGGAGCCGGCTGAAGTGGAAAGTCTCCCTAGGAATCCCCAACAGGAAGAAGTGGAGGAGGGAGTTGAAGTGGTCCCAGATGAAAGCGGCAGCTCAGGCGTCGAGACTCTGTCCCAAAACAGTTCGGCTCAGGATGGCACTTTGGGAAACGGGGGGCAGTTGTTGGAAAAGGAGGAAGCAGGTTTAGCAAATGAGACCGGGGGCATTGTAGAGGAAGCAAAGTTTCCAAGTGTTGGAGAGGCAGGGGGTGCTCCAGAGGACATTAACCAGGCGCTGTCCCTGCCTGTAGAGGAGGGGTTAGAAGCCATTAAGCAGGAACACGTGGATCTACCAAAGAGTGCAGAGCAAGTGGGCGGCAGTAAAGAGCCGCAGCAGGGGGGGAAGGATGTGAGGAAGAACAGCAAGAAAGGCAAAGGCAAGGGCAAAGAGGAGTGTAAGATGTCTTAG
- the lrrfip1a gene encoding uncharacterized protein lrrfip1a isoform X3: protein MGTQGAGRKRSTKKDKSTAEDDALNLIAREAEARLAAKRAARAEARDIRMKELERQQKEIFQVQKKYYGLNTKVDDRSDSKWGDIEQWMEDSERYSRSSRIQTLSDDDERMSVGSRSSVRSDLDSVGAYGGGDSSSIKKSKKKKKHKHKDRNGHDDEYSVMSSRSSRQSDESRVSRSSRLDLTSSRLSDDPRGSRGSRLDLQPTSYASSDLYSYNGLSSARNPGSTFNGYQSSLYEDSGLQRGSSSLSLPVEYSSYRTSGSRVSSRAGSARGSPVDNCGSVASFLRSAAGSSGLHLDDVTIPDFSDVSGFAPAGGRHRDVEDRDYLEKGSRAASSMTAATLTSLGGSSSRRGSGETAITVDAETSIREIKEIHELKDQIQDVESKYMQNLKEVKDALVQVEEKYRKAMVSNAQLDNEKNNLMYQVDTLKDSLMELEELLSESRRGFEDKVKECEREKHAHTVLQFQFNEMKETLKQSEELLNDIRQLHIKMEGLNREICDLQETVEWKDKKIGALERQKEYTDAIRVERDELREEVVNLKDILKKHGIVLGPDLSINGEDGVADADSTLSADPASPLAQEAQTPPTEGNSMLGNTEETQLRSSEEEEVDPEQQQEHFEEAKENLLSSDALCDVSGVCTVETSTDTEEQRDATEVDGVEEPGLRKDLNVDIKDQSVTESKDIIICSPELQGIVTSSEESVLETVRPEGKELGGTNNLDSGEPGTNINSVDIRESGNNFLKEQENKQEDVEEHHLRNTESRPEQKVVQPVESLPEESVPAESNTDAPPEPENPEEAENMETEELSGNSQPQGAAAPGKKKKKKRKGKKNRGTQEDRNQQRDGADREKGKTEVKIEPDTKDNELKAEPEVLASGTEEPGMDQVKNEQDGQKDGVEEQEPHKTGRESRRDHVADECDKEQTLEKENVEEAEAATETFSHVTTPAEVGVDHVTEEQNKEQCLGTVKAGELVAPAETHVETLKESRTVPIPKDEQDQKQPLETQRVEEVGSLTNPVPETILSTESPDDLNGECTSCVDNSKSGISTNDCVIQAEAEVVHSEENEVRSIDEMKSEYTPDIPENPETGSHNPINGDMAADESEPTSRAESKDKPSVPPPSTDSVTDTIKSSEPSAGGESPFKVSDGGPEEVTETIKDDEEPEIATEQDKPQEYPSVLLPSHEEAELTADRAEEDFNRGLREPEGLVQTDPLDDQDKETPSFVTNMDAIDTVQSVLETVVRAEPLDNVETAQCEGHVDESSADITPELEINTTETITTPDVPKEAHEHGSTMAEDPEHNNNPNDQQGETQPLHEPMDELPSQPTLQECNEEDGENNEGPSFDFDDMDMEPAEVESLPRNPQQEEVEEGVEVVPDESGSSGVETLSQNSSAQDGTLGNGGQLLEKEEAGLANETGGIVEEAKFPSVGEAGGAPEDINQALSLPVEEGLEAIKQEHVDLPKSAEQVGGSKEPQQGGKDVRKNSKKGKGKGKEECKMS from the exons ATCTTTCAGGTGCAGAAG AAATATTATGGCTTGAACACCAAAGTAGACGACCGATCGGACAGCAAATGGGGAGATATTGAGCAATGGATG GAGGACAGTGAGAGATACTCACGTTCTTCACGAATACAAACG CTGTCGGACGACGATGAGCGGATGTCAGTGGGGAGCCGGAGCAGTGTCAGG TCGGATCTTGATTCTGTTGGGGCTTATGGTGGAGGG GACTCCTCCTCAATAAAGaagtcaaagaaaaagaagaaacataaGCACAAAGAC AGGAACGGCCATGATGATGAGTACAGTGTCATGTCCAGCCGG AGCTCCAGACAGAGTGATGAGAGCAGAGTGTCCCGTTCCTCCAGGCTGGACCTCACG AGCTCCAGACTGAGTGATGACCCCCGGGGATCTCGGGGCTCCAGATTAGACCTGCAGCCG ACCTCTTACGCTTCCTCTGACCTGTACAGCTACAATGGCCTGTCCTCTGCCAGAAACCCCGGCTCAACTTTCAATGGTTACCAG AGCTCCCTGTATGAAGACAGCGGCTTGCAGCGAGGCAGCAGCTCCCTCTCACTT ccTGTAGAGTACAGTAGTTATCGCACCTCCGGTTCCAGGGTCTCCTCCAGGGCCGGGTCAGCCCGCGGCAGCCCAGTG GACAACTGCGGCTCTGTGGCCAGTTTCCTGAGGAGCGCAGCCGGCAGCAGCGGCCTCCACCTGGACGATGTTACTATTCCGGACTTTTCTGATGTGAGTGGCTTTGCCCCCGCAGGAGGCCGCCACCGTGAT GTGGAGGACAGAGATTATCTTGAGAAG GGATCTCGAGCAGCTTCTTCCATGACAGCAGCGACCCTCACCTCGTTAGGCGGGAGTTCCTCTCGGAGAGGAAGTGGGGAAACGGCTATAACTGTAGATGCAGAGACCTCTATACGAGAAattaag GAGATCCATGAACTGAAGGATCAGATTCAAGATGTGGAAAGCAAGTACATGCAGAACCTCAAAGAAGTCAAG GATGCATTAGTACAAGTGGAGGAGAAGTACCGTAAGGCCATGGTGTCCAACGCTCAGCTGGACAATGAGAAGAACAACCTGATGTACCAGGTGGACACGCTTAAGGACTCGCTcatggagctggaggagctgctgtcCGAGTCCCGCCGCGGGTTCGAGGACAAAGTCAAG GAATGTGAGCGAGAGAAACATGCCCACACTGTGCTCCAGTTCCAGTtcaatgaaatgaaagagaCGCTCAAACAAAGTGAAGAGCTGCTCAAT GACATCCGTCAGCTGCATATCAAAATGGAAGGTTTGAATAGAGAAATATGTGACCTGCAGGAGACGGTGGAGTGGAAGGATAAGAAGATTGGG GCCTTAGAGCGACAGAAAGAATACACAGATGCAATTCGAGTGGAGCGGGATGAGCTCAGAGAGGAGGTGGTGAACCTGAAAGACATTCTGAAG AAACATGGAATAGTATTGGGACCTGATCTAAGCATCAATGGAGAGGATGGTGTGGCAGACGCTGACAGCACCCTCAGTGCAGACCCTGCTTCCCCCCTGGCTCAGGAGGCACAGACCCCCCCAACAGAGGGGAACAGCATGCTCG GCAACACAGAGGAGACTCAGTTGAGAAGTagcgaggaggaagaggtggatcCAGAGCAGCAACAAGAACATTTTGAGGAAGCCAAAGAGAATCTCTTGAGCTCTGATGCACTCTGTGATGTTTCTGGGGTGTGCACTGTGGAAACATCTACGGATACAGAAGAACAACGGGATGCCACAGAAGTAGACGGTGTTGAAGAACCTGGCCTAAGGAAGGACttaaatgttgacattaaagACCAGTCGGTCACAGAGTCAAAAGATATAATCATTTGTAGCCCTGAACTTCAGGGCATTGTCACTAGTTCTGAGGAAAGTGTTCTAGAAACAGTAAGGCCTGAGGGCAAAGAGTTAGGAGGGACCAATAACCTAGATTCAGGGGAGCCAGGAACCAACATCAACAGTGTAGACATTAGAGAGTCAGGCAACAACTTTttgaaagagcaagaaaacaaacaggaagatgTTGAGGAACATCATCTGAGAAATACAGAATCACGTCCAGAGCAAAAGGTGGTACAACCTGTTGAGAGCTTACCTGAGGAGTCCGTACCAGCTGAGTCTAACACAGACGCTCCACCAGAGCCTGAGAATCCAGAAGAGGCAGAGAACATGGAGACTGAGGAACTATCGGGTAACTCTCAGCCTCAGGGTGCTGCTGCTCcagggaaaaagaagaaaaagaagaggaaaggtaAAAAGAATCGGGGAACTCAAGAGGATAGGAACCAACAAAGAGACGGAGCAGATAGAGAAAAGGGCAAAACAGAGGTGAAGATTGAACCGGATACAAAAGATAATGAGCTAAAAGCAGAACCTGAAGTTCTCGCTTCTGGCACTGAAGAACCTGGGATGGACCAAGTTAAGAATGAGCAGGACGGGCAAAAAGATGGAGTAGAAGAACAGGAACCTCATAAAACTGGAAGAGAATCAAGAAGGGATCATGTTGCAGATGAGTGTGACAAGGAACAAACTTTAGAAAAGGAAAACGtagaagaagcagaagcagccACTGAAACATTTTCTCACGTCACAACCCCTGCAGAAGTGGGGGTGGATCACGTTACAGAGGAACAGAACAAGGAACAATGCTTGGGAACCGTCAAAGCAGGAGAGTTAGTGGCACCCGCTGAAACCCACGTTGAAACTCTCAAGGAATCCAGAACAGTGCCCATCCCCAAGGACGAGCAGGACCAGAAACAACCTTTAGAAACACAAAGAGTAGAAGAAGTGGGATCTTTAACAAATCCTGTCCCAGAGACCATACTCAGTACTGAGAGTCCCGATGATCTTAACGGTGAGTGCACTTCCTGCGTAGATAACTCTAAAAGTGGCATCTCAACTAATGACTGTGTCATCCAGGCTGAGGCAGAAGTTGTTCATAGTGAGGAGAATGAGGTGAGGTCTATTGACGAGATGAAATCAGAATACACACCTGATATCCCGGAAAACCCTGAAACTGGATCACACAATCCAATCAATGGGGACATGGCTGCTGATGAATCTGAACCTACGAGCAGAGCTGAGAGTAAGGATAAACCATCTGTGCCCCCACCTTCTACCGACAGTGTTACTGACACTATCAAGAGCTCAGAGCCGTCTGCAGGCGGGGAGAGTCCCTTCAAGGTCTCTGATGGAGGTCCAGAAGAGGTTACTGAGACAATAAAAGATGATGAGGAACCAGAAATAGCAACTGAACAAGACAAACCACAAGAATATCCCAGTGTCCTGTTGCCCAGCCATGAGGAGGCAGAGCTAACAGCagacagagcagaggaggaCTTCAACAGAGGTTTGAGGGAGCCTGAAGGTTTAGTCCAAACAGACCCATTAGATGACCAGGATAAAGAGACTCCATCATTTGTAACAAACATGGATGCAATCGACactgttcagagtgtgttggagaCTGTAGTGCGAGCAGAGCCACTGGATAATGTAGAGACGGCACAGTGTGAGGGTCACGTTGATGAATCCAGTGCTGACATAACCCCTGAATTAGAGATCAATACCACTGAGACGATAACTACACCAGATGTTCCAAAAGAAGCTCATGAACATGGGTCCACCATGGCAGAAGATCCAGAACATAATAACAATCCAAATGATCAGCAAGGAGAGACACAGCCACTGCATGAACCCATGGACGAGCTTCCATCCCAGCCAACACTGCAGGAGTGCAATGAAGAGGACGGTGAAAATAATGAAGGTCCTTCTTTTGATTTTGATGACATGGATATGGAGCCGGCTGAAGTGGAAAGTCTCCCTAGGAATCCCCAACAGGAAGAAGTGGAGGAGGGAGTTGAAGTGGTCCCAGATGAAAGCGGCAGCTCAGGCGTCGAGACTCTGTCCCAAAACAGTTCGGCTCAGGATGGCACTTTGGGAAACGGGGGGCAGTTGTTGGAAAAGGAGGAAGCAGGTTTAGCAAATGAGACCGGGGGCATTGTAGAGGAAGCAAAGTTTCCAAGTGTTGGAGAGGCAGGGGGTGCTCCAGAGGACATTAACCAGGCGCTGTCCCTGCCTGTAGAGGAGGGGTTAGAAGCCATTAAGCAGGAACACGTGGATCTACCAAAGAGTGCAGAGCAAGTGGGCGGCAGTAAAGAGCCGCAGCAGGGGGGGAAGGATGTGAGGAAGAACAGCAAGAAAGGCAAAGGCAAGGGCAAAGAGGAGTGTAAGATGTCTTAG